A DNA window from Roseovarius sp. Pro17 contains the following coding sequences:
- a CDS encoding DUF2163 domain-containing protein, protein MKNITPDLQAHLDEGTTTLSWCWRIARADGVRFGFTDHDVTLSFDGTSFEPESGLTASEVRSGSDLSVDAQDAEGVLTSDRISESDIVDGRWDNAKVEVWRVNWADTAQRVLMRRGAIGQIRRGRLAFVAEVRSLAHVLGQTVGRTFQATCDAALGDARCGVDLEDPAFKGNGTIIDLLRDRAFTASGLGGFSSGWFTFGTVEWTTGTNAGRLAEIIAHDVPDGIAVLTLLEAPVRAITEADTFTIRAGCDKRIETCAAKFANTVNFRGFPHIPGQDAVLRYATKDGGHEGTVL, encoded by the coding sequence ATGAAAAACATCACCCCTGACCTGCAGGCCCATCTCGACGAGGGCACGACGACGCTGTCCTGGTGCTGGCGGATTGCGCGCGCAGACGGCGTGAGATTCGGCTTCACCGATCATGACGTGACGCTGAGCTTCGATGGCACCAGCTTTGAGCCGGAGAGCGGGCTGACGGCCTCCGAGGTGCGCTCCGGCTCCGATCTCTCGGTCGATGCGCAGGACGCAGAAGGTGTGCTGACCTCGGACCGGATTTCAGAAAGCGACATTGTCGATGGCCGCTGGGACAATGCAAAAGTCGAGGTTTGGCGCGTGAACTGGGCCGACACGGCCCAGCGCGTGCTCATGCGCCGGGGTGCCATCGGTCAGATCCGGCGCGGGCGGTTGGCCTTCGTGGCCGAAGTGCGCTCGCTGGCTCATGTCCTCGGCCAGACGGTGGGACGAACGTTTCAGGCGACCTGCGATGCGGCACTTGGGGATGCGCGCTGCGGGGTCGATCTCGAGGATCCGGCTTTCAAGGGTAATGGCACCATCATCGATCTCCTGCGCGACCGCGCCTTCACCGCCTCAGGGCTCGGTGGTTTCTCCTCCGGCTGGTTCACCTTCGGCACGGTCGAATGGACAACCGGCACAAATGCCGGGCGACTGGCTGAAATCATCGCGCATGACGTTCCGGACGGCATCGCGGTGCTGACGCTGCTGGAAGCGCCCGTACGCGCCATCACCGAGGCTGATACGTTCACCATCCGCGCGGGCTGCGACAAGCGCATCGAGACCTGCGCCGCGAAGTTTGCAAATACCGTCAACTTTCGCGGCTTCCCACACATCCCCGGCCAGGATGCGGTGCTACGATACGCCACAAAGGATGGCGGGCATGAAGGGACGGTGCTGTGA
- a CDS encoding acyl-CoA transferase: MPTLRETILTALHARLSALPATALRGEVLPERIPAAGVLILRDGEPGEPEVTLSPLAYHFQHRAEIESVVQGTDRDAAFDTLTASIGAALAADRTLGGLCAWVEAEAPRPVDLPVEGAASLKAAVIPVVLHYSTADPLA, from the coding sequence ATGCCCACCCTCCGCGAAACCATCCTCACCGCGCTGCACGCGCGGCTCTCGGCGCTGCCCGCCACCGCTCTGCGTGGCGAGGTTTTGCCCGAGCGCATCCCTGCTGCGGGCGTGCTGATCCTGCGCGATGGAGAGCCGGGCGAACCCGAGGTGACGCTGTCGCCGCTAGCCTACCACTTCCAGCACCGGGCAGAGATAGAGTCGGTTGTGCAGGGCACCGACCGTGACGCCGCCTTCGACACGCTGACCGCCAGCATTGGCGCGGCGCTCGCCGCCGACCGCACGCTGGGCGGGCTCTGCGCTTGGGTCGAAGCGGAAGCGCCGCGGCCGGTCGATCTGCCGGTCGAGGGCGCGGCGAGCCTAAAGGCGGCCGTCATCCCGGTCGTCCTGCACTATTCAACGGCCGATCCGCTGGCCTGA
- a CDS encoding NlpC/P60 family protein, giving the protein MQPLASADPARVIAVARSWLGTPYHDQASLRGVGCDCLGLARGVWRETVGSEPFPIPPYSRDWGETGPREVLADGARRMMFEVAASKAAPGALVLFRMKPRAIAKHVGILMGPGSFLHAYERLGVIEEPLTLSWRRRIAFAFLFPQR; this is encoded by the coding sequence ATGCAACCTCTCGCATCAGCCGACCCCGCGCGCGTTATTGCCGTCGCACGCTCCTGGCTCGGCACGCCGTATCACGATCAGGCCAGCCTTCGCGGCGTTGGCTGCGACTGCCTCGGGCTGGCGCGCGGGGTCTGGCGTGAAACCGTAGGCTCAGAGCCGTTCCCGATTCCACCTTATAGCCGGGATTGGGGTGAGACCGGACCGCGCGAGGTTCTGGCCGATGGTGCGCGACGGATGATGTTCGAGGTCGCAGCTTCTAAGGCTGCCCCCGGTGCGCTGGTCCTGTTTCGCATGAAGCCGCGCGCCATCGCCAAGCATGTCGGGATTCTCATGGGTCCGGGCAGCTTCCTCCACGCATATGAGCGGCTCGGTGTGATCGAGGAACCACTCACCCTATCCTGGCGACGGCGCATCGCCTTCGCTTTCCTGTTTCCCCAGCGCTGA
- a CDS encoding head-tail joining protein, with amino-acid sequence MNVFAAAMDRIFANPSMAVVALWISGTTSEESSIRVIRRAPDRITEFGAARLMSDTMVLDVRVCDLADPRTGDLIVIGTDSFTIQGEPVRDSDRLIWTLDLRPS; translated from the coding sequence ATGAATGTCTTTGCCGCCGCTATGGACCGGATCTTCGCCAACCCGTCCATGGCGGTGGTCGCATTGTGGATCTCGGGCACCACGTCGGAAGAAAGTTCCATCCGGGTGATCCGTCGCGCTCCGGATCGTATCACCGAGTTTGGCGCTGCGCGGCTCATGAGTGATACGATGGTGCTGGATGTTCGCGTCTGCGACCTGGCCGATCCGCGCACCGGCGATCTGATCGTCATCGGCACTGACAGCTTTACGATCCAGGGAGAACCTGTGCGCGACAGCGACCGCCTGATCTGGACGTTGGATCTGCGGCCATCATGA
- a CDS encoding DUF7697 family protein, with product MLPGAVIGWDLNAALALGDALGIPPPAMAELLPVIEAVMVAKLNEQMEQSHGGKTG from the coding sequence GTGCTGCCGGGCGCGGTGATCGGCTGGGATCTGAACGCGGCGCTCGCGCTTGGTGACGCGCTGGGCATCCCGCCTCCGGCCATGGCCGAACTGCTGCCCGTCATCGAGGCGGTGATGGTGGCAAAACTTAACGAACAGATGGAGCAATCCCATGGCGGAAAAACGGGTTAG
- a CDS encoding phage tail tape measure C-terminal domain-containing protein: MAEKRVSVRLAAVGGRQVRAELEGVGEAGSRGFGRLSREMEAANARMAAFSRRVKVAAAAAVAAAAAAGVAMVRSGLQTVDAQAKLAQSLGTTVASIQTLERAGELAGASISGIEQATKDLTRRLSQAAAGSGPAADALDRLGLSATELIALPLDQRVGAINAAIESFVPAAERAAVAGQLFGEEGSIAMSRIDTATLRQATEDVLAFGVVVSEQDADQIERTNDAISRLGLIWRGLSNQLAVAAAPALEAVADAMAAIASRTGPLGIAIRGLFDNIGRLTTYAATFAGFLAGRWVAAMAAAALSVRGLATALVVVRGALIRTGIGALIVGAGELVYQFTKLVSGAGGFGAAMGLMGDVAKAVWDGVTATAGSFADDFRAMGADIERIWTRLMAFLSTKWAEFLGKIGPTFNAVAEEIGVDSRIDWFGAMSYASMLEHAANNAGHRADRYRERAAATRAGAFDGVGPALQALGDAMSSGDDTGSDALDEATAAAERFEATLGDAGRAATDAGAAAGAAAAAAAPETEAAVSGWQAVTTALSDYASKARDIGGDIGQSLVSAFQSAENAVGEFVKTGKLKFGDLVTSLIADLAKLGARKFILGPIANALSGALGGVGGAGGIFANILHAGGIVGSGGSSRMVPAMAFAAAPRMHSGGIAGLRHDEVPAILQRGERVLSRREAQSYGTGGNVNVTIMARDAESFRQSRTQVAADIARAVSLGRRGM, encoded by the coding sequence ATGGCGGAAAAACGGGTTAGCGTCCGCCTTGCAGCGGTCGGCGGAAGACAGGTGCGTGCCGAGCTGGAAGGTGTCGGCGAGGCCGGTTCGCGCGGTTTCGGGCGTCTCAGCCGGGAGATGGAAGCAGCGAATGCCCGGATGGCGGCTTTCTCACGCCGGGTTAAAGTCGCTGCGGCCGCCGCCGTGGCCGCCGCCGCTGCTGCTGGCGTTGCGATGGTGCGATCCGGGCTGCAGACCGTCGATGCGCAGGCCAAGCTGGCGCAATCGCTCGGCACCACCGTCGCCTCGATCCAGACCCTCGAGAGGGCGGGTGAACTCGCGGGCGCCTCCATCTCGGGCATCGAGCAGGCGACAAAGGACCTGACACGCCGCCTCAGCCAGGCGGCTGCGGGGAGCGGTCCGGCCGCTGATGCGCTGGACCGGCTCGGGCTCTCGGCCACTGAGCTGATCGCCCTGCCGCTCGACCAGCGTGTCGGCGCGATCAATGCTGCCATCGAAAGCTTCGTGCCCGCCGCTGAGCGCGCGGCGGTCGCGGGCCAGCTTTTCGGCGAGGAAGGCTCCATCGCCATGTCGCGTATCGACACGGCCACGCTGCGCCAGGCGACAGAGGATGTTCTGGCTTTCGGTGTCGTCGTCTCAGAGCAGGACGCCGACCAGATCGAACGCACCAATGACGCGATTTCCCGCCTCGGGTTGATCTGGCGCGGGCTATCGAACCAGCTGGCCGTCGCTGCCGCGCCTGCGCTGGAAGCCGTTGCTGACGCCATGGCGGCAATCGCGAGCCGCACCGGGCCGCTCGGGATCGCCATTCGGGGCCTGTTCGACAACATCGGCCGCCTCACCACCTACGCTGCGACCTTTGCGGGGTTTCTCGCAGGACGCTGGGTCGCCGCGATGGCCGCCGCCGCGCTCTCGGTGCGCGGGCTCGCCACGGCACTGGTCGTCGTGCGCGGAGCACTGATCCGCACCGGCATCGGCGCGCTGATCGTCGGCGCGGGTGAGTTGGTCTATCAGTTCACCAAACTGGTGTCCGGGGCCGGTGGCTTTGGCGCCGCCATGGGGCTGATGGGCGATGTCGCCAAGGCTGTCTGGGACGGCGTCACCGCCACTGCAGGATCGTTCGCCGATGATTTTCGGGCAATGGGCGCGGATATTGAGCGCATCTGGACCCGGTTGATGGCGTTCCTGTCGACCAAATGGGCAGAGTTTCTCGGGAAGATCGGCCCGACCTTCAATGCCGTGGCCGAGGAGATCGGTGTCGACAGCCGGATCGACTGGTTTGGCGCCATGTCCTATGCCTCGATGCTGGAACACGCCGCCAACAACGCCGGGCACAGGGCTGACCGTTACCGCGAGCGCGCCGCTGCAACCCGCGCCGGGGCGTTTGACGGGGTCGGCCCGGCTTTGCAGGCACTGGGCGACGCCATGTCGAGCGGAGACGATACCGGCAGTGATGCGCTGGATGAAGCCACCGCAGCGGCGGAGCGGTTCGAGGCGACGCTTGGAGATGCCGGGCGGGCGGCGACGGATGCCGGTGCGGCGGCTGGGGCTGCCGCTGCTGCGGCCGCACCGGAAACCGAAGCCGCCGTTTCGGGCTGGCAGGCGGTCACGACCGCGCTGTCGGACTATGCCAGCAAAGCGCGCGATATTGGCGGGGACATTGGCCAGAGCCTCGTCAGCGCGTTCCAGTCGGCCGAGAACGCCGTGGGCGAGTTCGTGAAGACCGGAAAGCTGAAGTTTGGCGATCTGGTGACCTCGCTGATTGCCGATCTGGCGAAGCTCGGGGCGCGCAAGTTCATCCTCGGGCCGATCGCCAACGCGCTCTCCGGCGCACTCGGCGGCGTTGGTGGGGCTGGCGGAATTTTCGCAAACATCCTGCATGCGGGCGGCATCGTCGGATCCGGCGGTTCATCGCGGATGGTGCCTGCGATGGCGTTTGCGGCCGCACCCCGGATGCATTCCGGCGGCATTGCCGGTCTGCGGCATGACGAGGTCCCCGCGATCCTGCAACGTGGCGAGCGGGTGCTGTCACGCCGCGAGGCGCAGTCCTACGGCACTGGCGGCAACGTGAACGTTACCATCATGGCTCGCGATGCCGAGAGCTTCCGGCAATCCCGCACGCAAGTCGCGGCCGACATCGCCCGCGCGGTCTCGCTGGGCAGAAGAGGCATGTGA
- a CDS encoding DUF2460 domain-containing protein, with product MAFHEVRFPDDISRGARGGPERRTQIVELASGDEERNASWANSRRRYDVAYGIRRADDLAAVVAFFEARNGRLHGFRFKDWGDHKSCLPSGTPSPTDQAIGTGDGAITAYQLVKRYTSGAQSWTRTIAKPVAGSVRVAFAGVEQPSGWSVDTTTGLVTFSSAPGAGVAITAGFEFDVPVRFDSDALDVTHDIERLGSITSIPLLELRR from the coding sequence ATGGCGTTTCATGAGGTCCGGTTTCCCGACGATATCAGCCGGGGCGCACGCGGCGGCCCCGAACGGCGCACGCAAATCGTCGAATTGGCGTCCGGTGACGAGGAGCGCAACGCCAGTTGGGCCAATTCGCGCCGCCGCTACGATGTGGCTTACGGCATCCGCCGCGCTGATGATCTGGCGGCGGTCGTGGCATTTTTCGAGGCGCGGAACGGCCGCCTGCATGGCTTTCGGTTCAAGGACTGGGGCGATCACAAGTCCTGCCTGCCTTCGGGCACACCATCGCCGACCGATCAGGCCATTGGCACAGGCGATGGCGCGATCACGGCGTACCAGCTGGTGAAGCGCTACACCTCCGGCGCACAATCCTGGACGCGGACCATCGCCAAACCGGTGGCGGGCAGCGTGCGCGTGGCCTTCGCGGGGGTGGAGCAGCCCTCCGGCTGGTCGGTCGATACGACCACTGGCCTCGTCACCTTTAGCTCCGCGCCGGGCGCTGGCGTCGCGATCACGGCGGGCTTCGAATTCGACGTGCCGGTCCGCTTTGATAGCGACGCCCTCGATGTGACGCACGACATTGAGCGACTTGGCTCGATCACCTCAATCCCACTTCTGGAACTCCGCCGATGA
- a CDS encoding DUF6441 family protein: MKLKLDIDPDLVAMMAAEVKAGERAVSAAMREAGTGLKSDWRGQITSAGLGRRLANSIRSQNFPRAGESLDAAALVWSKVPVIIGAHDTGPLIRSKDGFWLAIPLPAAGKSTRGGRITPGEWERRRGLRLRFVYRRTGPSLLVAEGRLNTKGQAVVSRSKTGRGKVTAPIFLLVPQVKLPKRLNLDRDAERALDSVPELIVANWVDGRFSQ, encoded by the coding sequence ATGAAGCTGAAGCTCGATATTGATCCCGATCTCGTCGCGATGATGGCCGCCGAGGTTAAGGCGGGAGAACGCGCGGTATCTGCTGCCATGCGCGAGGCCGGGACCGGGCTGAAATCCGACTGGCGCGGGCAAATCACTAGCGCAGGGCTCGGACGACGGCTCGCCAACTCGATCCGCAGCCAAAACTTCCCGCGGGCGGGCGAAAGCCTCGATGCCGCCGCACTGGTCTGGTCCAAAGTCCCAGTGATCATCGGGGCGCACGACACTGGCCCGCTGATCCGCTCGAAGGACGGATTCTGGCTTGCGATCCCGCTGCCTGCGGCGGGCAAATCCACGCGCGGCGGCCGGATCACGCCCGGCGAATGGGAACGGCGTCGCGGTCTGCGCCTTCGCTTCGTCTATCGCCGGACGGGCCCGAGCCTGCTGGTGGCCGAGGGACGACTGAACACCAAGGGTCAGGCGGTAGTGTCTCGTTCCAAAACCGGGCGCGGCAAGGTCACCGCGCCGATCTTCCTGCTGGTACCGCAGGTGAAGTTGCCGAAGCGGCTGAACCTCGACCGGGATGCAGAACGGGCGCTGGACAGCGTGCCGGAGTTGATCGTGGCGAATTGGGTGGACGGGCGCTTCAGTCAATGA
- a CDS encoding class I SAM-dependent methyltransferase, with translation MAQNIYDNPDFFAGYSQLPRQVEGLDGAPEWPAIRALLPELTGRRLADLGCGFGWATRWFRDQGASSVLGLDLSQNMIERARTDTEDAGIEYRIADLETLELPEAAFDLVYSALTFHYVRDFERLIRMIHAALAPGGDLVFTIEHPIFMAAAHPRWTLDEDGRKTWPVNGYSIEGERRTDWFAKGVLKHHRTLATTINTLIGAGFELHWMEEFAPMPEQIAEIPELSEELERPMMLLVSAQKR, from the coding sequence ATGGCACAGAATATCTACGACAATCCCGACTTCTTCGCTGGCTACAGCCAGCTTCCCCGACAGGTGGAAGGGCTGGACGGTGCGCCGGAATGGCCAGCTATCCGGGCCTTATTACCTGAATTGACCGGTCGGCGCCTGGCCGACTTGGGTTGCGGCTTCGGATGGGCCACACGCTGGTTCCGCGACCAGGGGGCGTCCTCGGTTCTCGGCCTCGATCTGTCACAGAATATGATCGAACGTGCGAGAACCGACACGGAGGATGCCGGGATCGAATACCGGATTGCCGATCTGGAAACTCTTGAACTGCCTGAGGCGGCCTTCGATCTGGTCTACAGCGCGCTGACCTTCCATTATGTGCGGGATTTCGAGCGACTGATCCGCATGATTCACGCGGCGCTGGCACCCGGTGGAGATCTGGTTTTCACCATCGAGCATCCGATCTTCATGGCAGCGGCCCATCCGCGTTGGACGCTGGACGAAGACGGACGGAAGACTTGGCCGGTCAATGGCTATTCTATTGAGGGCGAACGCCGCACTGACTGGTTCGCCAAAGGTGTGCTGAAGCACCATCGAACCTTGGCAACCACGATCAACACGCTGATCGGCGCGGGGTTCGAGTTGCACTGGATGGAAGAGTTTGCGCCCATGCCAGAACAGATCGCGGAGATACCGGAACTGTCTGAAGAACTGGAGCGGCCGATGATGTTGCTGGTTTCGGCGCAGAAGCGCTGA
- a CDS encoding major capsid protein produces the protein MTLVRNPFDAGGYSLAEMTQAINILPNLYTRLGQIGLFRFEGVSQRSVIIEQYEGVLNLLPSVPLGGPATVGTREGRAMRSFALPWIPHDDVILPGDVQGSPALGTFDAADPLVEVMNRKLMLMRRKHAQTREYMEMNALRGIVKDGAGTTLYNYFTEFGLAQFSVDFLLGTAGTNVQGKVREVLRAVEDNLLGEAMSSVHALVSREFFDKLIAHPKTEEAYKFYAATGAQPLREDTRRSFPFAGIVFEEYSGTVTLSTNASERLVPASEGIAFPLGTMDTFTTYGGPANLLEAANTMGLPLYARQHLDEKGRWIDLMTEASILPVNKRPRIAIRLHTSN, from the coding sequence ATGACCCTTGTCCGCAATCCCTTTGACGCTGGCGGCTATTCGCTGGCCGAGATGACGCAGGCCATCAATATCCTGCCCAACCTCTACACCCGCCTTGGCCAGATCGGCCTCTTCCGCTTCGAAGGGGTCAGCCAGCGTTCGGTGATCATCGAGCAATACGAGGGGGTGCTGAACCTGCTGCCCTCGGTCCCCCTCGGCGGTCCCGCCACTGTCGGCACCCGCGAAGGTCGGGCCATGCGCAGCTTTGCCCTGCCGTGGATCCCGCATGACGACGTGATCCTGCCGGGCGACGTCCAGGGAAGCCCCGCGCTGGGCACCTTCGATGCAGCCGATCCGCTGGTCGAGGTGATGAACCGCAAGCTGATGCTGATGCGCCGCAAGCACGCCCAGACCCGCGAATACATGGAGATGAATGCCCTGCGCGGCATCGTCAAGGACGGCGCGGGCACGACGCTTTACAATTACTTCACCGAGTTCGGCCTCGCGCAGTTCTCGGTGGACTTCCTCCTCGGCACTGCGGGTACGAATGTGCAGGGCAAGGTTCGCGAAGTGTTGCGCGCGGTCGAGGACAACTTGCTGGGCGAGGCAATGTCCTCGGTCCATGCCCTCGTCAGCCGCGAGTTCTTCGACAAGCTGATCGCGCACCCGAAGACCGAGGAGGCCTACAAGTTCTATGCGGCCACCGGGGCGCAGCCGCTGCGCGAGGATACGCGCCGCAGCTTTCCCTTCGCGGGCATCGTGTTCGAGGAGTATTCCGGCACCGTGACGCTTTCAACCAACGCCAGCGAACGGCTGGTGCCTGCCAGCGAAGGCATCGCGTTCCCGCTTGGCACGATGGATACCTTCACCACCTATGGCGGCCCGGCCAACCTGCTGGAAGCGGCCAATACCATGGGCCTGCCGCTCTACGCCCGCCAGCATCTCGACGAGAAAGGCCGCTGGATTGATCTGATGACGGAGGCCTCGATCCTGCCGGTAAACAAACGGCCGCGCATCGCGATCCGCCTGCACACCTCAAACTGA
- a CDS encoding phage tail tube protein: MARAQGARAQMALAFETTYGTPPVGGFTKMPFASTSLGAEQPLLNSELLGYGRDPLAPIKDAVTADGDVVVPLDAEAFGFWLKAAFDDPTTTGSSPWTHEFQSGAWTLPSMSIETGMPEVPRFAMYSGCVVDQINWQMQRSGLLTATARLVAQGETVGTTTSAGTPAALQLQRFGHFNGAITRNGSALGNVVSADITYANNLDRIETIRSDGRIDGADPSIAALTGSIEVRFADQTLVTQAINGDPCELEFAYVLPSGESFTFTVHAVYLPRPRIEISGPQGVQATFDWQAARDSVVGRMCTATLINDIEVY; this comes from the coding sequence ATGGCACGAGCCCAAGGGGCGCGGGCGCAGATGGCGCTTGCGTTCGAGACGACCTATGGAACCCCCCCGGTGGGCGGTTTCACCAAGATGCCCTTCGCCAGCACCTCGCTGGGGGCGGAGCAACCGCTGCTGAACTCGGAACTGCTGGGCTACGGTCGCGATCCACTGGCGCCGATCAAGGACGCAGTGACGGCGGATGGCGACGTCGTCGTGCCGCTCGACGCGGAAGCCTTCGGGTTCTGGCTGAAGGCGGCGTTCGATGATCCGACCACGACAGGTTCCAGCCCCTGGACACATGAGTTTCAGTCCGGTGCCTGGACGCTGCCCAGCATGTCCATCGAGACCGGCATGCCCGAGGTGCCGCGATTTGCGATGTATTCCGGCTGTGTGGTCGACCAGATCAACTGGCAGATGCAGAGATCTGGCCTACTGACCGCAACGGCGCGGCTGGTGGCGCAGGGCGAGACGGTCGGCACGACCACCAGCGCCGGGACACCCGCAGCGCTCCAATTGCAGCGCTTCGGTCATTTCAACGGGGCGATCACCCGCAATGGCTCGGCCCTCGGTAATGTCGTCTCGGCCGATATCACCTACGCCAACAATCTCGACCGGATCGAAACCATCCGCTCGGACGGCCGCATCGACGGCGCTGACCCGTCCATTGCGGCTCTGACCGGCTCCATTGAAGTCCGGTTCGCCGATCAGACGCTGGTAACACAGGCGATCAACGGTGATCCCTGCGAGCTGGAGTTTGCCTATGTGCTGCCCTCGGGTGAGAGCTTCACCTTCACCGTGCACGCCGTTTACCTGCCGCGCCCACGGATCGAGATTTCCGGCCCGCAGGGCGTCCAGGCCACCTTCGACTGGCAGGCCGCGCGTGACAGCGTGGTCGGTCGGATGTGCACCGCAACCCTGATCAATGACATTGAGGTATACTGA